The Alistipes finegoldii DSM 17242 DNA segment CGTCTCGTCATCGTGGGCGAAGTTCACCCGTCCACCGCCGAGGATTCCCAATTCGATTGACATCGTCTTTGACAGATAGACGGTTCCCCTGCTGTCAAGGTTGATGGTCCGCTTTCCCTTGTATGTGACTTCCTGCGGACGGGAGTTTTCCCTGTTGTATACTATCAGTGCCATAATTGTCTTTCTTTTATCGGTTGAACTGTTTTCGTTTTTCAATACATGAAGCTTTCCACCGCCAGCATCCGGCTTCTCCATGCGAAACCGCTGTGGGTACGTACCGCGTCCACTATCCTGCATACTTTCTGCGATATGGCCGATGCCGAGATACCCATGCATTCCGCCAGTGCCTTGAACGAGAACTGCGCCTCATAGAACCTGAGCATGAACATCCGGTATTCCTCGTAGGAGAACTTCTGCCTTACGAAACGCAGTATGTCCTTAACCAGCCTCTCGCACCCGTTCAGGTCGTCCTCGGAAAGGAATTTTGCCTCCTCGCCACATCGGAGGAAGAAATCATCTTCAGGGTGTGCATACCGGTTCTCCCTTTTAATCTTTACCAGGGCCGCCTTTTTGTAGCATCCGATGAAATACGCGTCATAGTCCGTTATGTCCTTTCCGGGAACCAGCACCTGCCTTCTTACGAAAAGGTAGGTGTCATGGAAATTGTCCTCGTCCAGCATTCCGTACCGGCGTAACGTCCCTCTCAACCTGTCATAGGATTTTGTGAACCACTCGTTGAACAGTCTTTCCTTTTCTGCGCTCTTGTCTGCCATAGCCTTATGTTTTTTTTGAGTCGTACATTTGTACGTTATACATGGCCTACACGGGTAGGCATTCTTATTTCTTGTGCTTCCTCCAGTTTGTTTTTCGGCGGTCTCCGGCAAGGCTTGCCGTGAAAAAATACGCTCACGCGAAGCGTGAGGAAGATTTTTTCACGAGCAACCAGCCCGCAGGGCCGCCTTGCGGGACCGGCCTGAAAAACAACTATTTTTGCCGCAAGAAATGAGGATGACAGATTACTTCCTTCTATCTATTGTCTGTCCGGTGAGAATTTAGATTCCATGCAGCTTTTCTGTCTTCGGTATGTTTGGAGAAATATTCAAGGATATGAAATGAGAACGGCAATACGTGATGTTGCGGAAGGAATGGATATGGGATTGGAAACAGGAAGCGTGCCCGGGCTTTCATGCAGTTTATACGGCGGTGTTGATTTTGAGGAGGATGACAGGGAAGTGACAGGATGGTCGGCTGTCGGAAAAGAAGCAATACCGGCGGACGTGGATATGGGCAAAACCACCCGTACATGCAATGCAGAGGGAGCAGGAGAGCCTTCACCACAGCCGGAGCCCCTTTTCATGCCGTATCCCGACATGAAAAGGGGCTCCTGGACAATTCTTTTCCTTTTTCCTTGTCGCACATGCACTACGTCGGTCGCAGTTTTCGCCTTCTGAATCAATTTTCCCGTCCGTCACCCGCGCATTCGGAGCGTTTTTCCGGCAGAAAATTTCACCGTACGGAAATTTTCTGCCGGAAACCGGAGGGAAAACGCGCAGATCCGCGGGGACGGCGGAACTTTGATGAAGAAGGGGAAAAATCACTCGTCCCGTAAATGCCTTCCCTCAGATGGCATCGCATATCTCCTTCTCCATCTTTTCCAGCTTATGGGACAGGACTTCCATGTCGCTGCTGATCTTCTGGTTGGTTATCCGGGCATATATCTGGGTGGTTTTCAAATCCGTATGACCCAAAAGACGGCTTACGGTCTCGATGGGCACACCGTGCGAGAGCAGCACGGTGGTGGCGTTCGTATGCCGGGCAACATGGTAGGTCAGCCGTATCTTGAAACCGCACTGCCTACCAAGTTCCTTCAATATGACGTTGCATCTGCTGCTGCTCGGTACCGGAAATACATGATCGTCCTTGGACAGCCCCTTGTACTTCTCTATGATGCGCCTGGGAACGTCCAGCAGGCGGATGTTGGACTCGGTGTTCGTCTTCCGCCGGCGGGTGATGATCCAGAGGTTGCCGTCGAAGAAGGTCTGGAGCCGGTCAGTCGTCAGCGCCTTCACGTCTGCGTATGCCAGTCCGGTAAACACCGAGAAGATGAAGAGGTCACGTACCAGTTCGCAGGTCCCGCTTTTCACCGGGACCTCCATCAGCGTCTGTATCTCACGCTCCGTCAGGTAGCCCCGGTCAACGCTCTCGAAGGAGTTGATGTACCCGGCGAAGGGATTGAAGGGAAGTGCACCGCTGTTGCGGGCGATGGAGATGATGTGCTTGAGCCCGATCATGTAACCCCATACGGTATTGGTGCGGCATTTCTTCTCCGTACGCAGAAAATACTCGAAGTTGTTGATGAAGGTCAGGTTGAGTTCCTTCAGGGGGATGTCGTCACGTCGGTACACTTTCGGGACGAACTCGCACAGGTGCTTGTATATGGTACGGTAGCGGTTGTATGTCCCCTGTACGCGGCTGTGTCCCACTTTCTTGATGAACTCCTCGTTGTGCTGTTCGAAGAGTTTCAGCAAAGTCTCCCGTTTCACGCCCAGTCCGAGGTAGACATCCCTCAGCCTGGCAGCAGTGACATAGCCGTCGGACTGCATCAGTTCCTGGTAACGACGGTTCACGTCCACACGTATCCGGTCAACCGCCGCATTGATTTTCTGTGCCTCGACGCTCTTGCCGGTGGCACGTGCCGTTTTCACGTCCCAAAGTTTCGGGGGTGCGTCCAGCTTGCAGCTGAACTGCTTGATTTCGCCGTCCACCGTAAGACGGCACATCAGGGGGAGATAGCCGTTGGCTCTCTCGCTGCCCTTCTTCACGTAGAAGAGGATTTTGAAAGTCGATCTGCTCATACTCGTTTTCATACTTTTTTGATTGTTACAAAGTTAATATCAAGCGAGTTGTCTCCAAGTATGAAAAATTGTGCAAATTACTGAAATATAACCTGTTGTACCGTTTCTTGTTCCTATTATATCAGTAACGATATGGGAACTGAAGTCTTTCGCAACTTTTATCGAACCTCCTTTTTCAGCTTATGCAGTATTATGAGCTAAACACCTAACTGATTAGTGGACTGCATTTTTGCTGTATTATCATTAACCTTGCCTTTTTCTTTTACGTTTATTTTAACTACTCGTAAAGTTTTTCGGCTTCCGCTTTTATTAAAGAGCTATTTACGTCCGCCTCCAAATACAACTCCTACGGAAATATTGAAATGCCGATTGGCCTTTTCTTCCAATTTATAATTGAAGGTTACGCGAAGATGGTGAAACAACTCTATACCGAAACGAGGCATGAGACAGAATGAACTACTTGAACCACCGATGTCGTATGAGTTATCGCCAATTAAAATTATGGGTGCTGCGTTTTCATGAGAAGCAAGCCCTAAACCCATACCAGCGAAGAATAAAATATTTTTCGATCTTCGAAAATTGTAGTCACCAACAACAAGATAATTAACAGAGGTGAATCCTAATTTCCTGACTTCATCAGATTGACGGTGAAAAACATTTCCGGCGACTTGAACTCCGATATCTATAGGCAAATGCAGAAAATTGTAGCGTATTTCCCCAAAGCCCATTCCCCCGGATTTTGCATTGTCAAAATTAAGCTTACTGGCGCCAAAAACTACGCCGCCACCAATCTCGACTTCTATTTGGCGAATTTCTCGATTCTGCTTTTCCGTAGGTCGGTAAGATTGGGCATTGACATTGAGGAGGTGCAGTAAGGAAAACAAGAAAATAATCTTCTTCATAGATGAACTGATTTGAGGTCTAAAAAAATGTGAGAAAATTATTACGATTTTTTTACGATCGTCATTCCGCCCCAACTATTGCCAAGACGTCCGGCAACATACACAGTCCCGAATTTGAGATTCTTCGGTTTGATTTTGAACTTACCTTGATTGATAATTTTCGCCCACTCCTTGAAAGATTGAGGCATGTGATTCAGATCCAAGTTAATCGTAAATGAAACTTCGCTTAAAAATATCTCCCTTACTTTTTTTACATCGCCTTTGCGCTTTTGTCCACCGGGAAGAATCGTAATGACTTTATCTGCGGAGAAGCATTGGATAGCATCGAGTTGAGTGATATCAACGTTGCTATTTTCTACACGCAACTTAAACCAATTTCTAATTTGTATAGGGTTCATCAGCGAAAGCTGTTGTTGCTGCAGAGCAGTAATATCCAATCCGACAATCGTAAGTACCATGCCTTGATGATTGAAACCGGGAATCGTTTTATATTCCGTACTGACAATCGAAGCCTCTGCATTTTTTGGATAATCGGGAATTCGCTTATAGCCTTCTGAAAAAATAATATTGCTCCACCCTATGAGTAATTCGCTTGCCTGTTTTCCACTCCAACCGATCCAATTCTTTTTCTGCATTTCTGCCGACGCTCCGAATTCCGTATAAAATTTATAGTTGTAATAATAAAATTTGCCCTTCATCCGATGCTTTTTCGATAATTTGTATGTATATCCACGGTTACGCCCGAAGATGCTTTGCCATAGTTTCCCCAACCATGTTTTGGCATCTGCATTGAATCTCGGAAATCTTTCAAAAGGAGGTATTTGTGTCGTAACAGTTCGTGTTGTCATGTTGAGCGTATTAACAATATTAGTCGAAAGGTCGTCGTCGTCGAGAACACCGGGAAGATCATCCGGCAGATCTTCGGCTTCAGCATCCAACACTTCAGTTATTTCAAATGTATTGATACGGTAAATATCCTCTGCTAATTGGTAGGTATTCTCTTCCATCTGGATTCCCTCTTCGGTTTCGAAGCGTTCATAATTACTCTCAAAGAATTTTTGTTTCGATTCCGGGAAGTAGTAGGTTCCTCTCGGTGAGATTTTATATATTGTCTGATCTACCATTACCTCTGCGCGAGCGTTAAGAAGTTTTGCTACTTTGATATTTGGCACAAGAGAATCATAACCTTTAGCTATATAGAGCGACATATCGTTATTTTCGATAAGTGCTTGTTCCTTGAGCGGTCTGCAATCCACACGCAGAATTGGATCAGTTGCAATGGGGAGGTTTTGGACTGGTTCCAGCAGATCAACATATTTTTCATTTGCAGTTAATCCTCCTTGTGCTTTAGTTGCAAAACATGCGCGTGTTGTAACATCATCATCTTGTTGATTCAGGGCCGCGATAAAATCTTCCTCCGATGAGAAAGACAACATGGCGATATTCGCTATATCCGTATTATTCCCATTTTCAGTTTTTGCCCCATCGAATTTTTGACATGAATAGATAGCTAATATACAGACAACAAAAAATAAGCATTGATATTTTTTCATTTTGGTAATTGATCAACTTATGATTAGTGTTATATTTCTAAGAATTCAATATGCCCTGTGTAAATCGTACCGTTTTCATATTCGACGGTAATCAGATAAACCCCGCAGTCGAGATCCGACACGTCGAGTGTCGCAGTCTGATCGGTGAAATTCACCATTTCCGTAAGATAGGTTCCATTGCCGGAGATCGTAACGAATGCCCGGTCGCAATTCTCCGGAGAGTGGAGCGTAATGGTGTTGCCATCTGAAGAAAGCACCGCATTAATCGGCGGCATGACGCTGCGCGGACCCTTAACCGTCATTTTCTTTTCCAGATAAACGGACGTGGTTTTCGGTCGTTTCCGATTTGCATACGCTTCAAAGCAAATTCCGGCTCCGATGCAGCACAGCACAAGTAATAAAAGTAATTTTTTCATGTGATAAGATATGTGGGTTAGACAATAGTAAAGTTAGGCTTTCGGTTTCTTCCGATAGCAAAATCAGCGCCGATAAAATCTATCACACAAAGCCACTAAATAATTGATATACAAATAAATAAAAACTGCAAGAATTGCATAAATCTCGCAGTTTTTATAATGTATGCGATAATTGCCTGAAAAACAAAATATTACATGTTAATTTTTTTGGAGTTTTTCAACGGAGGGGGGGGGTAATTTATTTGACAATCAGCGTGTTACTATATTTTCTGAATAAAAAAGTCCTTTTCGGCCGAATCCGACGCCGCAATTCGGGCTTTCAATCTCGATTTGCGGTTGTAGACATTCGATACCGAATCGCCGATTATAACGCTGATGATTTGCGCCGAGAATCCGGCGTAGATGTAACATAGCAAATCTATATCCGCAGGTTTGAATTTCGGGAACTGCTTCCGCAGTTTCACGATGATATTGTCATTTACCGTGTTTACGATCTCCTCCAATTCTTTTTTGGTCGCGGGATTGGATGCAAGGTTCGTAAAGAAGTTTCTCACTTGTTTGTAAATGACCTCCTGCTGCGCTTTTGTATTGTTTCGTTCATAGAACGCCCGGCCGAGTTGGTCGAGGAACTCGAAGCGGGACAACACCAATTCTTTAAGTTGCACCTCCTGTCCCTCCTTGACGGCAAGATGTTCGAGGATGCGGTTTTTTGATGCCCGGATGGTGTCAACGGCCAACATGTAGCGTTCAACCTGCTGCTGCTTTCGTTTCATGCGTTCCCGATAGTAGTAGATCAGGAAAATTGCGACGGTGCAGATCAGCAGTCCGACAATATATTCAAAGTAAGTTCGTACTTTCAGGCGGTAACTCGCAAAAGCAGTTTGCTCTTTATAATATTTCCCCTCGGCGCGGTTGCTGATTGAGATACCACCATGCGGGATATGGAATCGCTCAACCAGATATATTCGTTGATCGAATTGGCTGCTTCCTCTGAATTTCCGGATGCCAATTCAATTTGAATAGATAGATATGCCAGTTGTGCATCGTCCCGAATATCCTCCGCCAACTCCGAAGCGATATTGAAATAATATCGTGCGCTGTCTATCTTGTGTTGCAGATAATATACTTTGGCTAATACTCTATATTGATAAATTGAAAGACCATCTGGAGCGGTCCGTTCAATTTCCTTTACGGCCTGCAAGGCTTTTGGATAATCGCCCTCATTTACATAAATATCCCCCAAATTGCTTAAACAAGCAATAACCATATCGTTATCTTCCTGCTGTGCGGCTGCTTGCAGAGCTTGCGAATAGTATTTCACGGCATTGTCGTTATCGCCCAAACTGGAATAGGCATTGGCGATATTAAGTGTCGCATTATTCATAAACGCAGGCTTGCGTAGTTTTTCCCAAGCGCCATAAGCATTCCGATAATATTCCAGCGCTCCGTTAAAATTCATCTGCTCGGAATAGACCTCCCCGATACGGGAGTATACCAAACCCAGATAATAATTCTTATGCGCCGCGAAAGCGTATTTTTCCGCAGTCAGATAATAGCGCATGGCTTCCTGATAATCGTCGCCGTTTTGATAGATTCGCCCATAGTGATAGTTAATCAGAAACTTCACCGAATCCGAACAAATCCGGTTGTCGTAATACCGGTATGCAATGCGTATCAGCGAATCATCATCGGCATCCACATAATTTTTATCGAGTGCCGCGGAATACAAGAGAGCGTATTTTGCCCGCGTGCTGCGCCGCAGAATCCGGTCGGGGTCAATGTTCTCGATGATGCGCAACGAGCTGTCCGGTTCGATGCGTAACAATCTTGTCGCAGTAGACAATTCTTGCTCGATTTGCTTATTGTTGCCACAGCTGAATAGGAGAAAACCCGTTAAAAAAGATAATAAACCTATTGGCGGAATTAAATTATAAAAGATTTATGTTTAAAAAGTTGTGCATATTATTGATATTTAGTAAATTAAATGAGATCAAACATTTAATAGACAAATATCGTATGCACAACTTATATGCAATATTCGCAAAATTACTGAACATATGCAAACAAATTGCCGGCAATTTAGTCAATGAATCTGGGAATGTGCCAAGACGAGGAGTCGTCCCTAAATTCTCAGACCTTGAAGTAGTGGCTTTGAACATGGCATCAGAGGCTGTTGGTATTGACAGTGAGTCGCTGTTATTTGCAAATCTACAGGAATATAGAGTTGAAATACCCAACCTTATTTCCCGCCGACAATACAATGACAGACGTAAAATAACTTCCTCCCTATGTAATGCAATCCGAGAAAGAATGGTTGCTAAAATGGATGGTGGTGAAGACTATTTCTGTATTGATTCGAAACCGATAGAAGTATGTCGTATTGCCCGTTCCAAACGTTGCAGTATGGGAAAGAAGGATTTTAGTAAAGCACCTGGGGTAGGCTACTGCGCATCACAAAGCATGTATTACTATGGGTATAAACTCCATGCAGTCTGTGGGTTAAGTGGTGTCATCCACTCCTTTGACCTCACTAAGGCAAGTGTGCATGACATTCATTACCTGAAGGATGTGAAAGTGGATTATAGTAATTGTACAGTCATAGGGGACAGAGGATATATAAGTGCCCAAGTGCAATTGGATCTGTTTGAAACTGCCAATATCAGATTGGAGGTACCATACAGATGTAATCAAAAAGAATGGAAGCCAACATTCCCAGCTTTTGCCAAAGCGAGAAAAAGAATTGAAACCCTATTCTCGCAATTGTGTGACCAGTTTATGATTATAAGGAATTATGCGAAAGATACAGATGGATTGTTTGCCCGGATTATCGGGAAGATTAGCGCACTTACAATCCTCCAATATATTAATTACAAAAATGAAAAGCCTATTGGCAGAGTTAAATATGCGCTATTTTAATTCCGCCAACGGGTAATAAGTATTTCATAATTGTCAAATC contains these protein-coding regions:
- a CDS encoding sigma-70 family RNA polymerase sigma factor, coding for MADKSAEKERLFNEWFTKSYDRLRGTLRRYGMLDEDNFHDTYLFVRRQVLVPGKDITDYDAYFIGCYKKAALVKIKRENRYAHPEDDFFLRCGEEAKFLSEDDLNGCERLVKDILRFVRQKFSYEEYRMFMLRFYEAQFSFKALAECMGISASAISQKVCRIVDAVRTHSGFAWRSRMLAVESFMY
- a CDS encoding site-specific integrase; the encoded protein is MKTSMSRSTFKILFYVKKGSERANGYLPLMCRLTVDGEIKQFSCKLDAPPKLWDVKTARATGKSVEAQKINAAVDRIRVDVNRRYQELMQSDGYVTAARLRDVYLGLGVKRETLLKLFEQHNEEFIKKVGHSRVQGTYNRYRTIYKHLCEFVPKVYRRDDIPLKELNLTFINNFEYFLRTEKKCRTNTVWGYMIGLKHIISIARNSGALPFNPFAGYINSFESVDRGYLTEREIQTLMEVPVKSGTCELVRDLFIFSVFTGLAYADVKALTTDRLQTFFDGNLWIITRRRKTNTESNIRLLDVPRRIIEKYKGLSKDDHVFPVPSSSRCNVILKELGRQCGFKIRLTYHVARHTNATTVLLSHGVPIETVSRLLGHTDLKTTQIYARITNQKISSDMEVLSHKLEKMEKEICDAI
- a CDS encoding DUF3244 domain-containing protein: MKKLLLLLVLCCIGAGICFEAYANRKRPKTTSVYLEKKMTVKGPRSVMPPINAVLSSDGNTITLHSPENCDRAFVTISGNGTYLTEMVNFTDQTATLDVSDLDCGVYLITVEYENGTIYTGHIEFLEI
- a CDS encoding tetratricopeptide repeat protein — encoded protein: MSTATRLLRIEPDSSLRIIENIDPDRILRRSTRAKYALLYSAALDKNYVDADDDSLIRIAYRYYDNRICSDSVKFLINYHYGRIYQNGDDYQEAMRYYLTAEKYAFAAHKNYYLGLVYSRIGEVYSEQMNFNGALEYYRNAYGAWEKLRKPAFMNNATLNIANAYSSLGDNDNAVKYYSQALQAAAQQEDNDMVIACLSNLGDIYVNEGDYPKALQAVKEIERTAPDGLSIYQYRVLAKVYYLQHKIDSARYYFNIASELAEDIRDDAQLAYLSIQIELASGNSEEAANSINEYIWLSDSISRMVVSQSATAPRGNIIKSKLLLRVTA
- a CDS encoding IS982 family transposase — encoded protein: MFKKLCILLIFSKLNEIKHLIDKYRMHNLYAIFAKLLNICKQIAGNLVNESGNVPRRGVVPKFSDLEVVALNMASEAVGIDSESLLFANLQEYRVEIPNLISRRQYNDRRKITSSLCNAIRERMVAKMDGGEDYFCIDSKPIEVCRIARSKRCSMGKKDFSKAPGVGYCASQSMYYYGYKLHAVCGLSGVIHSFDLTKASVHDIHYLKDVKVDYSNCTVIGDRGYISAQVQLDLFETANIRLEVPYRCNQKEWKPTFPAFAKARKRIETLFSQLCDQFMIIRNYAKDTDGLFARIIGKISALTILQYINYKNEKPIGRVKYALF